A window from Pararge aegeria chromosome 6, ilParAegt1.1, whole genome shotgun sequence encodes these proteins:
- the LOC120624543 gene encoding troponin C, isoallergen Bla g 6.0101-like has product MDELNKDQIAILRKAFEAFDHEKKGCIGTVMVGTILQMLGHTITDDILKEIIDEVDADGSGELEFEEFVTLASRFMVEEDAEAMQAELKEAFRLYDKEGNGYITTAVLREILRELDDKISAEELDMMIEEIDSDGSGTVDFDEFMEVMTGGDD; this is encoded by the exons ATG GATGAACTTAACAAGGACCAGATTGCAA TCCTCCGAAAGGCTTTCGAAGCTTTTGACCATGAGAAAAAGGGCTGCATTGGTACTGTGATGGTTGGCACTATACTTCAGATGTTGGGACATACAATCACAGATGATATTCTCAAAGAAATCATCGATGAAGTGGATGCGGACG GTTCCGGTGAGTTAGAGTTCGAGGAGTTCGTGACCTTAGCATCTAGATTCATGGTTGAGGAAGATGCGGAGGCGATGCAAGCTGAACTGAAGGAAGCATTCCGTTTATATGATAAGGAAG GTAACGGTTACATCACGACAGCTGTTCTTCGAGAAATCCTAAGAGAGCTTGACGACAAAATCAGTGCTGAGGAGTTAGACATGATGATTGAGGAAATTGACTCCGACGGCTCTGGAACCGTTGACTTTGATG AATTCATGGAAGTCATGACTGGAGGAGACGACTGA
- the LOC120624586 gene encoding troponin C, isoallergen Bla g 6.0101-like gives MDELDQNQIQMLKKAFDTFDREKKGVIGTDMIGTILEMLGQEIDDTTLSEIIKEYDQNDTGTLEFKEFCSLASRFMTEELDAEAMLAELREAFRLYDREGNGYITTDVLKEIFKELDNTLSNEELEAMITEIDADGSGTVDFDEFLEVMTGE, from the exons ATG GATGAACTGGACCAAAATCAGATACAAA tgctaaaaaaagcttttgataCTTTTGATCGTGAAAAGAAGGGTGTTATTGGAACGGACATGATTGGAACTATATTGGAAATGTTGGGCCAAGAAATTGATGATACAACATTAtcagaaattattaaagaaTACGATCAAAATG ataccGGCACGCTTGAGTTCAAAGAGTTCTGCTCATTAGCATCGAGGTTTATGACAGAAGAATTAGACGCTGAAGCTATGCTTGCTGAACTTAGGGAAGCATTCCGGTTATATGACAGAGAAG GAAACGGCTATATCACAACGGACGTGCTCAAAGAGATCTTCAAAGAATTAGACAATACCTTATCGAATGAAGAACTGGAGGCTATGATTACAGAGATAGACGCTGACGGCTCTGGGACCGTTGACTTTGATG aattCCTGGAAGTAATGACTGGAGAGTAA